TACTTCCCACAATTTATCTAAAAATGCTTCATCACCATTTGCCATCTCTAAACATTTCTCCATTAACCTACTTGTAGCCTCTTGCACCTCATCACTTGCTACTTCCTTGTCGTCCTTCATAAAGTTACGTAATTGTTTTAATAAATCTACCCACTCTAAAACATTTGGATCTTCTTCACTCATATTAGGCAAGTTACTTAGCAACTTTTGTTCTTCCTTTGAAAAAACTTCATTTTGAAATATTTCACGGATGCGAGGAGATTGTCTTGAAAGCTGAATCAATTCAAACATAACTTTCCAATCTAGTTCACCTTCCATATTTACCGAATACACTACAGCTTGTAAAATCCGTTCCATCCGATTGAATTTTTTCTGTTCTTCCTGTACAAATTTAAGCTGTTTTTCCAGTGATGACTTTAAATTTAACTCACCCATTATTAACATATTCATAATCTCTTTTAAGGAAAAACCCATTTCTTTCAAAAATAAAATCTGCTGTAAACGAATAACATCTCTCTCGCTATATAACCGATGTCCCCCATCCGTTTTCCCGCTTGGCTTTAATAAATCTATTTGATCATAATAACGTAATGTCCTTACCGTAACCCCTGTTTCCTTCGTAAGTTCTTGAATTGAAATCACTCCCATCACCTCTTCTTCTTGATTATAAAAGATGACGTAACGTAACTTTCAAGTATTTTGTAAAAAAATACAAAAAGCTGTTTACACCTTTTGTGTAAACAGCTTTTACGGAAATAACACCTTTTGTATCATACGCCCGCAAGACAAAACAATTACCCCAACAACAACACTCGTTGCCGTTTTATGATAGTGCGCTGAAATTAATAAATAATATGATAACCCTACAGCACCAACAATAATACATACACTTGGCACTGGATTATGAGAGAAATTTTGCATTCCCCATACAAACGCAAATATAACCGTAGCAACACATAATATTGGTAATCCCATTCCTCTTCCCCTTATATATATCTATTTTAAAATTTACTACCCTTTGTCGCTAATACACTCGCCGATGCCATACTAATTAACAGCCCTAAACGACTATATATAACAACTCCTGTTAACGATAGACTCCCTATAAACTTCATAACCTCTTGCTTATTCATACATTATCAATTTCTTTCTTATTTCTGAACTTCCATTTTGGCCAATAGTTCACACCGTAATATAGAAACTGCCCCGCAACAAATAGAATAAACGGTGTTCCAGCACTTCCATAAACGATTAAATTGTACAAACTCCATACAGCTAAACTAATTGCGAAAAATACCCCTAAATATTTAAACGCTTTATCTGATTGATATCTCTCATACTCATCTTGCATTTCCATTCCTCCCTATCGCTATGCTCGCTTTCCAGCCATCACTCCTATGATGAGACTACCAGCAAATACGAAACTACATACAATGAATATTTCTGACACAGGTATAACAGCTCTTCCTACGACTTTGATCGCACCAATGTAAACAATGAGGAGAAGGAATGCGAATATAAACGAAACATTTACATACTTTTTTATATTTTCATTTACTCGTTCATCTGTATCTGGAAGTTCTTCTTTTTTGTACTTACGCTTCTTGTAATACACATACAACGTTAAAAATGCAATTGCTAAAAAGTTACTAACTACGAGTGGTAAAATTGGTATAGACGGATCCATAATATGAACTAAAATGTCTCCTCCAAACAATCCAAAAATCGCACCGATATACAACTTTTTAGTATCGTTCACTTTCTATCCCCCTTACTCCAGCGTAAATATTTCCTCCACCTTCATCCCAAAATACTTCGCAATCTTTAACGATAGTTCCAAACTTGGATTGTAATGATGATTTTCAATCGCTACAATCGTCTGCCTTGTCACTCGCATCGCTTTTGCCATTTCAACTTGTGTAATGTGATTTTGCTTCCTTAATTCTTTAATTTTATTTTTTACACCCATAGGATCCACCTTCGAAAGTAAAGATATCTTTACTTTCATTATAAATATTTCCCAAAAACAAGTAAAGATATCTTTACAAAAAAAGGTGAAATTTTCGTAGCATGGAAATATATATTCAAGCACCTTTTATCGGAGGAAACGATTATGTTTGAAAATAATACAATTCAACGCATTTTTTTAGCATATGAACTTATGGGTGATGATAAAGATGAGTACTTTTACGAATTTTTATCCGCTTATATGAAAGAGCGCCCCCTCTCTAAACTAGAAAAAGAAACTTTGCCTCTCATTATACAAGTCGTGCGCCCATTTCGCTTTAGACGAACTCAAAAAGTAATCCGACTCGTGAAGAAAAAAGCGATTTACTGAAGCAGAAAGAGAATTATCTACTATGCTTGCTTTATTACAATACGCAAAAAAAGGAGGCCTCTAAAGGGAGGCCTCCTTTTTCGTTACTACATAAAACCTAATGCATATACGAGAACGTATCCAAGAATAGAAAGACA
The DNA window shown above is from Bacillus clarus and carries:
- a CDS encoding MerR family transcriptional regulator → MGVISIQELTKETGVTVRTLRYYDQIDLLKPSGKTDGGHRLYSERDVIRLQQILFLKEMGFSLKEIMNMLIMGELNLKSSLEKQLKFVQEEQKKFNRMERILQAVVYSVNMEGELDWKVMFELIQLSRQSPRIREIFQNEVFSKEEQKLLSNLPNMSEEDPNVLEWVDLLKQLRNFMKDDKEVASDEVQEATSRLMEKCLEMANGDEAFLDKLWEVRKSKEASQKMSMYPIEEELFVYMDEAFRIYDEREKGK
- a CDS encoding helix-turn-helix transcriptional regulator, coding for MGVKNKIKELRKQNHITQVEMAKAMRVTRQTIVAIENHHYNPSLELSLKIAKYFGMKVEEIFTLE